The Filimonas lacunae genomic sequence CCAATCCATTTTACCAGCCAGGCTTCTATCAGTTCGCCCATAGCTCCACCCCACGAAAACTCGCTGCCACTGGTAAAAAAGCTAAACGTTACGCTTATCACCAGCAGGCCCACAATCATATATTTCAGATTGCGCATCAGGCTAAACACCTTTTTGCCAAACAACAGGTTTACGCCTAATACAAAAAAGAAAGTACAAAACAGGTAAGCCGAAAGACCAAAGCCCTTATATATAAAGCAATGGGCAGTATAAGCCCCCAGGGCGCCCAGCAGGTTGCTTACTTTAATATCGTCGGTGCTGAATATTTTGGCGCCAAACTGCATCACCTTATCCTGGTCTTCCTGCCAGGTAAAGAGATAGGAAGTTAAAGCGATGAACAGGAAAATGGAGAACAACAAGCTAACAGCACCTGCAATTTTAGAGGTTCGCTCATCTTTCACTACTTCTTTAACCGTCACCTCAACCTCTTTTTCAGGCTTTAACTCATCCGGATCGGGCGGAGGAGGTGGTGGCGGTGTTTTCTTTTTAAGTCTGTTGGCCATGTATAACGTTAACAGGCAAATATAACGGTGAATATGATGAATTTCGTATAGTGTGAATAAGCAGCGGATCATTTTTTCATTTAATATTGTTTATTCAATCAACAGAAAAACACATAATACTGTACCCGAATGTTTGGTGTAACGATTTTAGGTAACAACTCTGCTCTTCCTGCTTACGACCGGCACCCCACCGCCCAGGTAATAACGTTGAACGAGCAGATATTTTTGATTGATTGTGGAGAGGGTACACAAATGCAATTAAGCAGGTTTAAAGTACGCCGGGGCCGCATTAATCATATATTCATTTCGCATTTGCACGGCGATCATTACTTTGGCCTGCCCGGTTTAATTACCAGTATGGGATTAATGGGCCGGGATAATGAGCTGCATATATATGCCCCAGCCAAGCTGGAAGAGATTATTCAGCTACAGCTGGACGTATCAGGAACTGCCCTGCCTTTTCGTTTACATTTTCACATACTGGGAGATGATGCCATACTGGTAGACAACACTAAATATACCATTGAAAGCTTCCGGGTTTTTCACCGGATAGACTGCTGGGGCTTTCTTATAAAAGAAAAGAAGAAGCCCAGACGTATAGATAAAGACAAAGCCATTGCCCACGAGGTGCCGCTGGCTTATTACGAACGCCTTAAAAACGGCGACGATTACGAAACCCGTAGTGGTGAAGTAGTGAAGAATGAATGGGTAACCACCCCTAACACCCCCGGAAAAAGCTATGCCTACTGCGCCGATACCAAGTTTGACGCTTCTATAGCAGCAAGAGTAAAAGGAGTAAGTATGCTTTATCACGAAACCACTTATCTTAAAAACCTGCCCGAGCGGGCTTTTGAACGTTTCCACAGCACTACCGAGCAGGCAGCCGAAATAGCTACCCTGGCACAAACGCAAAAATTACTGATAGGACACTTCAGCAGCAAATACGAAGTACTTGACGAGTTTCTGGCAGAAGCCAGCGCCGTATTTCCCAATACCGATCTGGCATTGGAAGGTGTTACCTACCTGGTTCCGTAGGTAACACTCGTCTACTTCCATTGCTTACTTCTTTTGTAATTGTTCAAAGAAGTCTTTAATAAGGCTACTCAAATCATTTACCTCATTCAATGGTAATGTAGCTGCTTTGTCAAACACATCGTGATAAGCTTTGATGCCTCCCATCGTATACAGGAAAAATGCAGGCACTCCTTTTTCAGAAAAGAAATAATGATCGCTATTCGCAGCCTTCCCTCTTTCATTCACCGCCGCCAGGTAATGCTTTTCGGCATTAATACTTTTGAGTTTGGCAAAAGCTTCTTTGTATTCCGTGGCATTCACTATAGTAACTCCTTCCTCCCCTGTTCCGGTAAGGTCCAGGTTCAGTAAAAAGCTAATCCTGTTTAAAGGTAGCAGCGGGTGTTCTGTATAGTATTTGCTACCCATCAGGCCAATTTCTTCGCCGGCAAAGCAAATGAAACCGATACTGTAAGGCTGTGGATGCGTAGCATAATAACGCGCCAGGTTTAGTAACAGGCCTACACCACTGGCATTATCGTTGGCCCCGGGAAAATAAGTGTCACGTCCCAGGCCACCCAGGTGATCGTAGTGAGCAGTGATAAACAAAATGGAATCAGGATACTGCGTCCCCTTTACCATACCAGCAATGTTGGCCGTTTTAAATTTAGAAACGAGTTTATTGTCAAGATCTATAGCAATGCTGGCAGGCACTTCGTTAACAAATAAACTGCTGTCTACCTGCATAACGGTATAATCAGCCGCTTCGGGCGCTACGCTCCAGGTAAGTTTTTTCTCTAATACCACTATTACACGGTTGGCGGCATCAATAAAAGTTTTACCATCTTTCTGCTGCAGCTCGCCTTTCCCTTTTATACCCCGGCTTTCGGGTGCCGGAATATAATCTATACCCGGCTTTAGCTGGCGACCATTAATGGTAAGCGATACATTGCCGGGAAATGTATTCACCGGGTAGCTGAATGGCTGTGCATATGAATCTCCTTTCAAAGGCTGCAGACCAAAGCTTTTAAACTGTTGTTGCAGGTAGTCAGCTGCTTTGCCCATGCCATTATCCAGGTAGCCACGCCCTAAAAACCATTTGCTGGTAAGCGTGTCCACCACCTGGCGTATAAAAATGCTGTCTTGCTGTGCAAAGGCACAACCGCCCAGGCTCATGGCCAGCAGTAGTGCAACGATTTTGTTTTTCATATAGAATAGTGCGGGGTTGCGTTGTTATTTAGCCAGCCACTTGTAAAAATCACCAAACTCTTTGCGCCAGTATTTTTCATTATGTTGCCCCAGCGGAAAATAGCTTCTGCGCAAATCATACTGGCTCTTCTTTTCAATAACACCAATGACCTTGTCCATATCCGGCACCATTTCATCACTCTCTTTACCACCTGCATAAAAATAAAAACGGGGTTGCACCTGCCATTTGGTATTGGTAAGATCGGTAGTCAAATCCGGAGCTATCCAAAAAGCAGGAGAAAACACACCTACTGCACCAAACACCGTAGGATACTGCATCACAGCATACAAACTTATTAAACCACCCAGGCTGCTACCCGCTATCCAGGTATGTGCAGCATCTTTCTGGGTTCTGTACTTGCTGTCAATATAAGGTTTCAGCGTTTGTGCTATAAAATCAACATACTGCTTACCTTCTCCTGCACCATACTTCTGGTTATTGTAAGGGTTGTATTCCACATTCCTTTTATCGCCCCCATTATCAATACCCACTACTATACATTCCTTGCCGCCTGCTTTTTGCACAGAATCCAGGTATTCATCAATCCCCCACTCATCACTGTTGCCCGTGTTTTCGTTAAACAGCTTCTGCCCATCGTGCATATATAATACCGGGTACGATTTGCCTTTTAATCCTTCATAACTTTTAGGCAGGTAAATCCAGATACGGCGGGTGCGGTTTAACTGTGGCATGTTAAAGGCCGAGTCCAGCAAATGCACCTGCGGAGTAGCAGTAAACGGACGTGGCTTATCGGGATAATCATCTTTCCAGCCGGGAATGGTAACGTTTACCGATTCGTCGTTATTCAGTTCAATGGTACGATTAGAAATATCTTCCCCTTTAGCAGTGGTTTCTACCTTATCCAGGCTACCGCGGGTAAACTTAAATTCATATTTACCGGCAGGCAGGTCTTTCAACACAATAGCCCGGCGTGTTGGGCCAAAAGGTTTCAGCTTATACTTGTCTTCACCGGGATTCCAGTTATTAAAACTGCCGGTTACATAAATGTCATCCAGCTTTTTTGCGCCCACTTCTGTTACCACTAACCGCAAACTATACTGGGCCTGTGCCAGGGTGAATGCACAGCAAAAACAAACAAGTAAAAGAATTCTTTTCATGGGTTGAAAATAGGAAAAAACAGGGCATACATAAAAAAAGCGGCCATCTTTCGATAGCCGCTTAGTCTATTTTAACTTAGTTCCTTATATCGTTTTCAGATAGCTGGCTATTTTCTGGTATAAGCCATCGCTCACCGGGGTAACCGGCAAACGCAGATGGTTACCAATAGAACCTTGCTGGGTCATAAACGCTTTTACACCAGCCGGGTTGTTTTCTGCAAACAACAGGTCGTAAGCCGTGAGCAAACTATTGTTGATAGCACGGGCTGCCACAAAATCGTTTTTCAAACTCAGGCGCACCAGCTCAGAGAACTGACCTGGGAAAGTGTTACCAATTACACTGATTACACCATCCATACCACAGGCAATCTGCGACATAGCCAGGCCATCATCACCACTCACTACCAAAAAGTCTTCCGGCACCTCTTTCAAAATCTGCATGCACTGCATCATATCCCCACTGGCTTCTTTAATACCGCCAATGTTCTTTACCTCCTTCGCCAGGCGAATGGTGGTTTCGGCACTCATGTTCCTACCGGTACGGCCGGGAACATTATATAATAATATAGGCTTAGGCGATGCTTCTGCCAATGCTTTATAATGTTGAAAAATACCTTCCTGTGAAGGTTTGCTATAATAAGGAGCAGCGCTTAACACAGCAACAGCCTTATCCAGCGGAAAGCTCTTTAATTCTTCTATCAACTCCTGGGTGTTGTTACCACCAATACCCACTACTACAGGAACACGATCGGCTACCTTATCAAAAGTATATTGTACAATGTCCAGCTTTTCCTTCTTGCTCAGGGTAGGCGTTTCACCGGTGGTACCCAGCGTTACTACATATTCTACACCACCTGCTATTACACTGTCAATTACGCGGCCCAGCGCTTCAAAATCAACGGTAAGGGTGTCAGTAAACGGGGTGATTAACGCCACACCCGTGCCTTTTAATTGCTGACGAAGAGACATATCTATTTTAGATGTTAAATTGAACTATAACTAATGGCTACTCAGGTTTATCTGATATCGAAAAAGCCCATTTTATTGAATTTCTCGATACGGTCGTTGATGCGCTTTTCGGGCGCCACCTGTTTTATTTCCCTGAGAGCCTTCAGAATATGTGTCTTCAATATGTTGGCAGCCTCATCATAATCCCAATGGGCGCCACCTGCCGGTTCTGGTACAATTTCATCTACCAGGCCAAAACCATGCATATCTATTGCGGTTAATTTCAATTGTTCGGCTGCTACTTCTTTCTTCTCCCAGCTACGCCATAAGATAGCGCTACAGTTTTCGGGAGAAATAACAGTGTACCAGGCGTTTTCCATCATCAGAATTTTGTCGCCCACACCAATGCCTAATGCGCCACCACTGGCACCTTCACCAATAATTACACAAATTACAGGCACTTTCAGACGCATCATCTCGTAAATATTACGGGCAATGGCCTCCCCTTGTCCGCGCTCTTCGGCTTCTAAACCAGGAAAAGCACCGGGAGTATCAATTAAAGTAACAACAGGCTTGTTGAATTTTTCAGCCAGACGCATTAAACGCAAAGCTTTACGGTAGCCTTCAGGGTTGGCCATACCAAAATTGCGCAGTTGACGCAGTTTGGTATTAATACCTTTTTGCTGACCAATAAACATCACCGTTTCTCCATCCAGCTGACCAAAACCGCCCACCATCGCTTTATCATCTTTGATGTTCCTGTCGCCATGCAGCTCCAGGAAATCGGTGGTCATTTTGTCAATATATTTTAAAGTATATGGACGGTCGGGATGACGACTCAGTTGTACACGCTGCCATGGAGTAAGATGTGCGGTAATATCTTTCCTTTTATCCTCGATAGCATCTTCCAGCTTTTGAACACTGTCAGACATATCAATCTTACTCTTCTCTGCCGTTTGTTTTAGCTTGTCAATCTCTTCATATAAAGTTTTGATTGGCTGCTCAAAATCTAAAAACTGTCTATTGGGGTATTGAGGCATACGCTTTACTATCTAACTGTTGGGCGGTAAAATTACAGTTTGAAACAGATTTTCAATGCTTAATTCTGTTTTTCTGCTATTTTTTCGGTCTTTCCGTGGCATTTTACGCTTATAACCGTTAGTTTAAGGCCCCAAAAAGAGCCATTCTGCACAATAATGCGGGTATTCACTTCTACAAATATCCCCTGCCTGCTCCTTTCACCGCCACTATTCCCTCATTCTTAAAACCGGCAGGATAATTGAACACGCACAGAGAACATATTATTATTTCATTTAAACCAACATCTATGAAACGCTTTTTTGTACTATGTGTAGTAGCTGCTGCCTTTATCAGTGTTACCAGCTGTGGCAATAATGAGGAGAAGAAAAATGGTACAGATACATCTATTAATGCTCCTATGCCCGAAAATAATTCGCAGGCTCCGGACACCATAGGCGGACAAAATCTCGATTCATTTCACAGAGATACCACGCCAAGGCCATTCTCCGATTCTGCTCACCACTAAAACTTATAAATTGTTTTATGTCCAACACCCTTAAATGGATACTGGTAATCAATTGCGGATCGTCCAGTATCAAATTCGGATTATATGATTATAAACAGATAACACTTCGTGTAAAAGGCGTTATCAAAGGCATTGGACACAAAAGCCATTTTTCAGTTACCGGGCAGCACGATAAGGCGATAGCCGATGAACATATCACTTTACAAAATCATGAGGCGGCGCTATTGCACCTGGTAGGCTGGTTGCAACAAGTGGGTTACGAACACCAGTTGCTGGCCGTAGGCCACCGGATTGTGCAGGGAGGATTACATCATACCGCTCCGCAACGATATACACAACAACTAAAAACCGACCTGGAGCAGTTGATTCCTTTAGCGCCGCTTCATTTACCACTTGAATTGCTTGCCATTCATTTTTTTGAAAAACGGTATCCACGCCTGATACAGGTGTGTTGTTTTGATACGGCTTTTCACCAGGCAATGCCGTGGTATGCACAACAATATGCATTACCGGAAGCAGTTACGGCCGATGGCATTAAACGCTACGGCTTTCACGGCCTTTCGTACGATTATATTATGCAGCACCTGCACCCTGCCGGCAAAACCATTATAGCTCATTTGGGTAACGGCGCCAGTATGGCAGCAATGGATGAAGGAAAAAATATAGATACTACCATGGGCTTTACACCTGCCGGCGGATTGATGATGGGAACCCGTTGTGGCGATATCGATCCTGGCGTGTTATTATACCTGTTGCAGGAAAAACATTATACAGCCGAGCAACTAAGCACACTTATTAATAAAGAGTCTGGTTTAAAAGGCGTTTCGGGCCTGAGTTCCGATATGGAACAATTGCTGGAAGACGCTGCAGATAACAAACAAGCTGATGCAGCTATTACCTTGTTCTGCTACCAGGCTAAAAAAAACCTGGGCGCATTGGCAGCAGCATTAGGCGGTTTGCAAACGCTTATTTTCACAGGTGGCATTGGTGAACACCACCCGGCCATTCGTGAACGCATTTGCCAAAACATGGCCTACCTGGGCCTTGTGCTGGATAAAAACCGCAATACCGAAAACGCCCCTGTTATTTCGCACCTGGCTTCTTCTGTAACAGTAAGGGTGATACCTACCGATGAAGAATATATGATTGCGACGTACACTGCACACCTGCTGAAAGGGTAATCCTTTTTTTTTGCTTTTAAAGTCTAACGTATGGCCACACTATCTCCCGCTGAATTGCAGCTGCTGCACCGTTACTGGCAGGCAGCCAACTACCTTGCTGTAGGACAGATCTATTTATTAGACAATGTACTACTGCGCCAGCCTTTGCAAAAACAGCATATTAAACCCAGGCTATTGGGCCATTGGGGCACTTCTCCGGGATTGAATCTTATATATGTACACCTTAACCGGCTTATCCGCCGGCACAATACTACTATACTATATATATGTGGGCCTGGCCATGGGGCACCTGCCATATTAGCCAACACCTATCTCGAAGGCACTTACTCTGAAGTATACCCTTCTGTCACTAAAGATCTTTCGGGTCTGGAAGCCTTTTTCCGCCAGTTTTCCACGCCTGGCGGTATACCCAGCCATGTAAGCCCCCACACTCCTGGTTCTATACACGAAGGTGGCGAGCTTGGCTATTCTCTGGCACACGCATTCGGCGCCGCATTCGACAATCCCGATTTGCTGGTAGCCTGTGTGGTAGGCGATGGGGAAGCCGAAACAGGACCATTGGAAGGCAGCTGGAAAAGCATTCACTTTTTAAATCCTGTACGCGATGGCGCCGTACTTCCCATATTACACCTTAACGGCTATAAAATAGCAGGCCCTACCGTACTAGCCCGCCAATCAGATGATACCATAAAGGCATTGATGGAAGGACACGGCTATGAAGTGTTTTTTGTAGAAGGAGATGATCCGCTGCTGGTACACGAACAATTCGCGCAAACACTGGAAACCATATATACACGCATACATAAAATACAGCAACAGGCCCGGCAACAGGAGATTCAGCAACCACCACGCTGGCCTATGATTGTGCTGCGCACGCCCAAAGGCTGGACGTGTCCTAAACAATGGAATGATAAACCGCTTGAAGGCTCCTTTCGCTCACACCAGGTTCCATTAGACAAGGTTACCGAAAATGCAGATCAGCTGGCATTGCTGGAAGAATGGATGCGGAGCTACCATCCCGAAAACTTATTTGATGAAAAAGGCGCCTTGCTACCTGAACTGGCGGCCCTGGCTCCGCCAGGAGATAAACGCATGAGTGCGGTAGCCCATGCCAATGGAGGCCGGTTGTTGCAGGACCTCCAATTGCCTGACTTTACCCAATATGCCCTGCCAATATCTTCCCCCGCAGTGAGCGTAGGCATGGCTACCAGGCAACTGGGCCAGTACTTGCGCGATGTATTTGCTCTTAACCAGCAACACAAAAACTTCCGGCTTTTTTGTCCCGATGAAACCGCCAGCAATAAACTGGACGCTGTTTTTGAAGCCACCAACAGATGCAGCAGTAGCACCATTATCAATACCGACGATCATTTATCTCCCGATGGGCGGGTAATGGAAGTGTTAAGCGAACATCTTTGCCAGGGATGGCTGGAAGGTTACCTGCTCACAGGCCGTCATGGCTTTTTTCCTTGCTACGAAGCTTTTATCACTATTATAGACTCTATGTTTAACCAGCACGCTAAATGGTTGAAAACCTGCAACGAGCTACCCTGGCGCAAGCCCATAGCTTCTTTAAACTATTTACTCACCAGCCATGCCTGGCGGCAGGATCATAATGGTTACAGCCATCAGGGCCCTGGATTTATTGATACTGTTGTTAATAAAAAAAGTACGGTTATCCGGTTATACTTTCCTCCCGATGCCAACACCCTGCTTTCGGTTACTGATCACTGCCTTCGCAGTAAAAATTATGTAAACGTAATTGTAGCCGGCAAACAGTCTGAACTGCAATACCTTACTATGGAAGAAGCTATACCTCACTGCAAAAAGGGAGCAGGCATCTGGCATTGGGCTGGCCATAACGACGACGGACAACCGGATATTATACTGGCCTGTGCAGGCGATGTACCCACTATGGAAGCCGTTGCCGCCGCATGGTTGCTGGCCAAAGAAGTACCGCACTTAAAAGTGCGCTTCATTAATGTAGTAGATCTGATGGCTTTGTCGCCCCGCCCCTACCATCCGCATGGTTTGCCCGATAATGATTTCAATGATATGTTCACCACTGGCACACCTGTAATATTTGCTTTTCATGGATATGTACGTGTTATTCACGATCTTATCCACGGCCGCCCCCATCCTGCGCGTTTTCATGTACGCGGTTTTATGGAAGAGGGAACCACCACTACCCCATTTGACATGGTAGTATTAAATAATGTAAGCCGTTATCACCTGGCAATTGAAGCTTTAAAACGCAGCATTCCTGCACAAGAAGATGCGCAAAAGGCCATTGAGCATTTCGAAAGTAAACTCACACAACACCATGCCTATATAAGAACGCATTTACGCGACATGCCCGAAATTGAAAACTGGAACTGGAAAGCCTAACGTATAATAAAAATGACTAGATTTGTATCAGCCTTACAGGCTTTATCACATCCAATATCTTACGAATATCCGCCCATCCAACATCCGCATGAACAGCCATTGAAGTATTTTATTACCAACATGGAAGTAATAGTTATTGGCCTGAACCTTAAAAAAGCTTTGTCATGCAAGCGCTAAAGAATTACAACAAAAAACATATTAACCTGGAAGAGGTATATGCCCTGGTAGATAAAGCCCTTGAAACCTCCGGTGCAGGATTTCCTTTTTATGTTCATGACATCAAAGGCAGCGGTCCCGCTGCTGTTGAACTACTCGAAAAGCATCATCTGATCACTTATATACATAAGCATCACGATAAAGCGCTGAGTACTTACATAGTAAGCGAAAAAGGTATAGAAGTATTGGATAAAGGCGGTATCAAAGTATTCCTGGAGCTGGAAGCCGCCATCAAAAAAATTCCCGCCGTTACACCACGCAGCCGTTTCACAGTAGTGATTACGCCTGATGAAGGCGTTGCGCCTAACAATCAACTAAAACAGGCTAAAACCTTTGCCCGCGTATGCCTGGGCATAGCGCTGGTATCATTGGCTTTAGCCTGCTGGGCCTTTTGGGCAAACAGGTAAACTGCTATTATAAAAAGAAACTAAGCTTTGTAGGTATACACTGTATCCTTATACAGGGAAGATGCCACATACCTGCTTATTACGCAGGCTAAAAATACCGGTATAGCAATTACATACCCGCCCGTAAAGCAGCAGCCTAAAGCCGTTGCCGTTAAAGGCGCATGTATGCTGGCACTTAATACTGCTGCAATACCTATTACCATAAAGTTGACAATGATCAATTCTGTGCCCAGGTATTGATTAAACAATACTGCTATTAATAAACCCAGCAACGAACCAATTACAATGCTGGGAGCAAACACGCCTCCATCACCACCTGCACCCAGGGTAACCGAACTAATAAAAGGCTTAATCAGCACCACTGCCAGCAAAGTAAATGCAAAGGGTAAAGTAAAAGGCTGAACCATTGCTTTGTTCAACATATCTGTAATAGCAAAATAGCCATCACCAAACAATTGCGGCAGCAGGCAAACCAGCACACCAATGATAGCTGCACCAATTCCAATGCGTACATAATCATTACTCACACTGGCAAAACGATATTTAATATAAATAACACTACGGGTAAACAACACAGCAATTAAACCTGCCAGCACACTCAGCAATAATATGTAAGGCAATGCACGCCATTGCCAGCCAGTGGTATGAAACACAAACAACGGCTTTTCGTGTAATACAGAAAGTAATACCTGCGCAGCAGTGATGGCCGTAACAACACTCAATGCCACGGTACGTGTTACCTTGCGTGCTATCACTTCCAATGCAAACAGCAAACCCGTTAAAGGACTGCCGAATAAAGCAGTTACCCCTGCGGCCACGCCTGCACAAATCAATTCAGCTTTATACTTACGGGGCATGTTCACTTTTTGTCCGGTAACAGCCCCCACTGTAGCGGTGGCCACCACCGTAGACACTTCCACCCCGGTAGAGCCGCCAAATATCACCGTTAAAAATCCATTGATGTAATGAGAAGGAATTTTATACGCCGGCAACTGATCATGCCGGGTATCTAACGTTTTATAAATTTCCTTAATACCGAGGTTCTTTTTCTTTTTAAATAACCAGGTACGCAATAAGAAAATCAGTAATAAACCAATAGCGGGAAATATAACCAGTAATAAACGATGTGGTAGAATGGCCTCTAACATCTTGTCTTCATAATGAGCGGTAATGCGCTTTAGGGTAACAGCTAACGTTGCCGATAACAAACCCACTAATGCAGAAATCAGTACCAGCTTCAGAAAACTTAACCTTACTATTCTTTTACGCATGCTAACGATTTTGTTAAGTTCTTGCCTTACGGGAGTGCAAAGGTACTGCATGTAATAAAAAACAGCCACGTAAAAACGTGACTGTCTATTGTTATAATAGTTTGAGCATCCCCCCAGATACTCAATAACAATGTACTTTATAGCATTGATACACATCAACATACACAGGATAAAATAATACTGATAAGGAAAATGTTAAATCCTTTGCAGAACAATAACCCGGTACGGATATATGAAGGAGATTGGATTGGAAATGCAAATATAATAGCCAATTTCTTTATAAACAACACTATTACCCACCTGAACAAAATGAACAGCAGTTAGTTAGTTATTTTTTGAGTTGCGCTTCAAATACATTAAATTGTTGATATTAAGCGTGCTTACAAATGAAAATAGCTTTAATCGATGACCATAGAATGCTAACAGATCTGTTACAAAGCATTCTTACTTCGGATGCTTCTATCACAGAGATGCGCACCTTTAATAAAGCAGAAGATTTTTTACATACCGGCTGGCAACCGGATATTATAGTTACCGATATATTAATGCCCGGACTGTCGGGCATGGAATTGCTGGAAATAGTGAAAGAAAAAAATTATACCAGTAAGGTGTTAATTTTATCTGGCATCACCGATGTGCAAACTATTAAGCAAGCCATTCGTTCAGGCGCTGCAGGCTACCTGTCTAAAAACACCAGCCTGGAAGAATTAACAGCCGCCATTGCAGCCATTCACAATTGCGAGCAATACATATCCAACAAGCTCAGGAACAGTTTATTAAACACCGTGTTTACAGAAGAACAGGTGGTGTTTCATTTATCTCCGCGCGAGAAGGATGTGCTGGAATTAATCTGTTCGGGGCATACCGTAAAAGAAGCAGCTTATAAGCTCAACCTCAGCGCCCACACTGTACACAGCTATCATAAAAGCATTATGAAGAAGTTTAAAGTAAACCGTACAGCCGACCTTATTGTGTTTGCCATGCAAAAGGGATTATACAGCCCAACCACTTCTTAATCAGCAATGTTTACTGCACCCATATTTCATCGCAGGCAATAGCAGGATGTTTGTATTTACTCTTTCTCCACAACGGCAGCCCGGGCAATTGCGCGGCAGTAATAGTAATGTAGCGGGTTACTACCGGCTGTGCATACCTGAATGTTATTGCATAAGGTTGTACTGTATAATCTTCCTGTGGTGCGGTCAATACTTTTTCCATCTGTTGCGTTGTGTGCAGGCCATCTTCCGAAAAGCCACACATTACACTCCCTGGCGCAAAAAACCAATGACGGGCATCCTGTAAAAAGTGTACGGTCACTACGTGCACTGCTTTTAAAGCGCCTAAATCTACTGTAGCCACCATGGGTGTGTTATAAAAACACAGCCAGTTGTAGCTGTAATCACTATAACCAGGCGTGCCATCCGTTAACGTTACGCTACCCTTGGCAGGATATTCGGGCATAAAAGCATATTGCACCTTTACAGGAGCATGCAACGCTATAGTAGACGTTACCCCATTGGCTTCTATCTGTTTCCATTCACTGTAATAAGCATCCGGACTCAAACCACCTTCACTTAGTTCCTTCACGCCCGCCATCTTACAATTGTTTACAAACGCTTGTACCCGTTGCATCATACCTTTTTTCATACTCCATCCGCCATGCGCATCCTGTACAAAAACGCCGTTAGGCTCTAAACCATAAAAACGCGCCTGCTGCAATACCGTGTATTCATGGGCCAGCCGCACCTGGGTAACACGTTGTTGGTACAATGTATTACCTTCCGTAACCGCCACCGCTTTATCCATACAACTACTATAAGCATCTAAAGCCATTGCCGATAAATAGCCACTATGCGCATTTACAGGATTGCCATAAATATCCAATGGCACATGCTGTTGCGCTACCTGTTGCTGCAACAGTTGCAGGTATTGCAGCATATACGGGGCCGCCTTGCCATAATAACCATTCATAAACACCTGCGTTAACGAATCTGTATTAACAAAAGGATTCCATAACACAGCAGCCAGCATATAAGCTTTATAATCAGCCATATCACTATAGGTGTCACCACTC encodes the following:
- a CDS encoding ribonuclease Z, coding for MFGVTILGNNSALPAYDRHPTAQVITLNEQIFLIDCGEGTQMQLSRFKVRRGRINHIFISHLHGDHYFGLPGLITSMGLMGRDNELHIYAPAKLEEIIQLQLDVSGTALPFRLHFHILGDDAILVDNTKYTIESFRVFHRIDCWGFLIKEKKKPRRIDKDKAIAHEVPLAYYERLKNGDDYETRSGEVVKNEWVTTPNTPGKSYAYCADTKFDASIAARVKGVSMLYHETTYLKNLPERAFERFHSTTEQAAEIATLAQTQKLLIGHFSSKYEVLDEFLAEASAVFPNTDLALEGVTYLVP
- a CDS encoding M28 family metallopeptidase, giving the protein MKNKIVALLLAMSLGGCAFAQQDSIFIRQVVDTLTSKWFLGRGYLDNGMGKAADYLQQQFKSFGLQPLKGDSYAQPFSYPVNTFPGNVSLTINGRQLKPGIDYIPAPESRGIKGKGELQQKDGKTFIDAANRVIVVLEKKLTWSVAPEAADYTVMQVDSSLFVNEVPASIAIDLDNKLVSKFKTANIAGMVKGTQYPDSILFITAHYDHLGGLGRDTYFPGANDNASGVGLLLNLARYYATHPQPYSIGFICFAGEEIGLMGSKYYTEHPLLPLNRISFLLNLDLTGTGEEGVTIVNATEYKEAFAKLKSINAEKHYLAAVNERGKAANSDHYFFSEKGVPAFFLYTMGGIKAYHDVFDKAATLPLNEVNDLSSLIKDFFEQLQKK
- a CDS encoding alpha/beta hydrolase-fold protein, giving the protein MKRILLLVCFCCAFTLAQAQYSLRLVVTEVGAKKLDDIYVTGSFNNWNPGEDKYKLKPFGPTRRAIVLKDLPAGKYEFKFTRGSLDKVETTAKGEDISNRTIELNNDESVNVTIPGWKDDYPDKPRPFTATPQVHLLDSAFNMPQLNRTRRIWIYLPKSYEGLKGKSYPVLYMHDGQKLFNENTGNSDEWGIDEYLDSVQKAGGKECIVVGIDNGGDKRNVEYNPYNNQKYGAGEGKQYVDFIAQTLKPYIDSKYRTQKDAAHTWIAGSSLGGLISLYAVMQYPTVFGAVGVFSPAFWIAPDLTTDLTNTKWQVQPRFYFYAGGKESDEMVPDMDKVIGVIEKKSQYDLRRSYFPLGQHNEKYWRKEFGDFYKWLAK
- the dapA gene encoding 4-hydroxy-tetrahydrodipicolinate synthase; its protein translation is MSLRQQLKGTGVALITPFTDTLTVDFEALGRVIDSVIAGGVEYVVTLGTTGETPTLSKKEKLDIVQYTFDKVADRVPVVVGIGGNNTQELIEELKSFPLDKAVAVLSAAPYYSKPSQEGIFQHYKALAEASPKPILLYNVPGRTGRNMSAETTIRLAKEVKNIGGIKEASGDMMQCMQILKEVPEDFLVVSGDDGLAMSQIACGMDGVISVIGNTFPGQFSELVRLSLKNDFVAARAINNSLLTAYDLLFAENNPAGVKAFMTQQGSIGNHLRLPVTPVSDGLYQKIASYLKTI
- a CDS encoding acetyl-CoA carboxylase carboxyltransferase subunit alpha, with protein sequence MPQYPNRQFLDFEQPIKTLYEEIDKLKQTAEKSKIDMSDSVQKLEDAIEDKRKDITAHLTPWQRVQLSRHPDRPYTLKYIDKMTTDFLELHGDRNIKDDKAMVGGFGQLDGETVMFIGQQKGINTKLRQLRNFGMANPEGYRKALRLMRLAEKFNKPVVTLIDTPGAFPGLEAEERGQGEAIARNIYEMMRLKVPVICVIIGEGASGGALGIGVGDKILMMENAWYTVISPENCSAILWRSWEKKEVAAEQLKLTAIDMHGFGLVDEIVPEPAGGAHWDYDEAANILKTHILKALREIKQVAPEKRINDRIEKFNKMGFFDIR